A single region of the Halobacterium wangiae genome encodes:
- a CDS encoding DUF7344 domain-containing protein has translation MAHSECYPDKAPRVNTLLETLSSPHRRELIHYFESSPQTDGDSLDALVSHLDTRMPSTTPTNLETVLHHTHLPKLEEEGWIEYDPREEWIQYHGNEDVESILIELARVFSE, from the coding sequence ATGGCGCACAGTGAATGCTATCCGGATAAGGCCCCGAGAGTCAACACCCTCCTCGAGACCCTGTCCAGTCCTCACCGACGGGAGCTCATTCACTACTTCGAATCATCCCCTCAGACCGATGGTGATTCGCTTGATGCACTCGTCTCCCATCTCGATACTCGGATGCCGTCGACGACCCCCACCAACCTAGAAACAGTCCTCCACCACACCCACCTCCCCAAACTCGAAGAAGAGGGATGGATAGAGTACGACCCCCGAGAGGAGTGGATACAGTATCATGGAAACGAAGACGTCGAATCAATACTCATCGAGCTCGCTAGGGTATTCTCTGAGTAG
- a CDS encoding DUF7344 domain-containing protein yields MDESRELGTPDIQSIDEGSGSSGRERSISPDTVLSAVANEHRRATLNALDNASEKTLEYDVLVDCVADRVRNEDPRRELDEHQQRVRIALHHTHLPKLEEARIIDYEAETGHVRFVGAELEQDLLTLVEQDDVHE; encoded by the coding sequence ATGGATGAGAGTCGAGAGCTGGGGACACCTGATATACAGTCAATTGATGAGGGCTCCGGTTCTTCGGGCCGTGAGAGATCGATATCCCCCGATACGGTTCTGTCGGCAGTAGCGAACGAACACCGACGCGCTACCCTCAACGCGTTGGACAACGCTTCTGAGAAGACACTGGAATACGATGTGCTCGTAGATTGCGTTGCAGACCGGGTTCGGAACGAAGACCCGAGACGGGAGTTAGACGAACACCAACAACGCGTCCGAATCGCACTTCACCATACTCATCTTCCAAAACTGGAGGAGGCTCGGATAATCGACTACGAGGCTGAAACGGGGCACGTCCGGTTTGTTGGCGCTGAACTGGAACAAGATCTCCTGACGTTGGTCGAGCAGGACGACGTCCACGAGTGA
- a CDS encoding helix-turn-helix domain-containing protein, giving the protein MSVITEVRIPSDDFELGQILSLEQASAIELETLVPSGDVTVPLFWVYEPVENGFLEAVERYPTVNSVTEVDVFDDRTLIRLDWDASQDHLFQCILEHDGQILGATGSSEGWNFEIRFSDREALSQCQDCCEAAHISLELTRIYNPTDPEAGPWYGLSEPQREALALAIRRGYYDIPRGCTTTELADELGISDQAVTERLRRAIGTFGRYALLTPESAAEMD; this is encoded by the coding sequence ATGAGTGTGATAACGGAGGTTCGCATCCCATCCGATGATTTTGAACTCGGGCAAATCCTCAGTCTGGAGCAAGCCTCGGCCATCGAACTGGAAACGCTCGTCCCGAGTGGGGACGTGACCGTGCCGCTCTTCTGGGTCTACGAACCGGTCGAAAACGGCTTTCTCGAGGCCGTCGAACGCTATCCAACTGTCAACAGCGTCACAGAGGTGGACGTGTTCGACGACAGGACGCTAATCAGGCTCGATTGGGATGCGAGCCAGGACCACCTTTTTCAGTGCATCTTGGAACACGACGGGCAGATACTGGGTGCGACTGGATCGTCGGAAGGGTGGAATTTCGAGATACGGTTCTCAGACCGCGAGGCATTGAGTCAGTGCCAGGACTGCTGTGAGGCCGCGCACATCTCTCTGGAGCTAACCCGCATATATAATCCGACGGACCCTGAGGCCGGTCCGTGGTACGGCCTGAGTGAGCCCCAGCGAGAAGCGTTGGCGCTCGCTATTCGAAGGGGATACTACGACATTCCACGAGGGTGTACGACCACAGAGTTAGCTGACGAACTCGGGATTTCCGATCAAGCAGTGACGGAGCGACTGCGTCGTGCCATTGGGACGTTCGGGAGGTACGCACTCCTCACGCCCGAGTCAGCAGCAGAGATGGACTGA
- a CDS encoding helix-turn-helix domain-containing protein, with translation MATVMEFTSPVAEFPLGSVFENLPGVTVELERLIPHETLIIPYFWVRDVETEDIEAAFEAHSGVKNIRVVDRVEDEYLMRAEWESEYFGILSALAKANVVVLSGIGTKEDWRFEVRGESQETLAEFREYCQENDIPIAITAVHAMLPIQGEGYELTETQREALVLAYERGYFDTPRESSLEEIAEELGITQQSLSSRLRRGHRRLIAATLSSSV, from the coding sequence ATGGCGACTGTGATGGAATTTACGAGTCCGGTAGCGGAGTTTCCGCTGGGAAGTGTGTTCGAGAACCTGCCGGGTGTGACCGTTGAACTGGAGCGATTGATTCCACACGAGACGCTGATTATCCCGTACTTCTGGGTGCGTGATGTAGAAACGGAGGATATCGAAGCTGCGTTCGAGGCACATTCCGGCGTGAAAAACATTCGAGTGGTCGATCGCGTCGAAGACGAGTATCTCATGCGTGCCGAGTGGGAGTCAGAGTACTTCGGCATCCTGAGTGCGCTTGCCAAGGCCAACGTCGTCGTGCTTTCCGGGATTGGAACGAAAGAGGACTGGCGGTTCGAGGTACGCGGTGAGAGTCAGGAGACGCTCGCTGAGTTCCGAGAATACTGCCAGGAAAACGACATTCCGATAGCGATCACCGCCGTCCACGCCATGCTTCCGATCCAGGGAGAGGGCTACGAGTTGACCGAGACCCAACGCGAGGCACTGGTACTAGCCTACGAACGGGGCTACTTCGACACCCCACGCGAGTCGTCGCTCGAAGAGATCGCCGAAGAGCTCGGCATCACCCAGCAATCGCTCTCGTCACGCCTTCGACGCGGGCATCGACGCCTCATTGCAGCAACACTCAGTAGTTCGGTGTGA
- a CDS encoding HalOD1 output domain-containing protein, which translates to MDATVSGVGVEAVEYSPESGTVRTQFDQEKTPASMAVVATLADVMDTDPVELDPLHSTVDADGLDALVRVRNGTNGDVHVAFTHEGHAITVHSYGVITITPEHELTVEEHERGREDDV; encoded by the coding sequence ATGGACGCAACGGTATCTGGGGTTGGAGTCGAAGCAGTCGAGTACTCTCCGGAATCTGGGACTGTTCGCACGCAGTTTGATCAGGAGAAGACACCCGCGAGCATGGCTGTTGTCGCAACGCTGGCGGACGTAATGGATACTGATCCTGTAGAACTCGACCCGCTCCATTCCACTGTTGACGCCGACGGATTGGATGCGCTCGTCCGCGTTCGCAACGGGACGAACGGAGATGTCCACGTTGCATTCACGCACGAGGGGCACGCAATAACCGTACACAGCTACGGTGTGATCACTATCACGCCAGAACACGAACTCACAGTGGAGGAACACGAAAGGGGGCGGGAAGATGACGTCTGA
- a CDS encoding DNA-binding protein: protein MSSKQARSKVVSVEEQSFEKTGEQSVDEDGFELVDETPELRATVELEIQAKVDANQPSRVVSTRGERIRGATLEEEERIRGREAELERIRGRARIGRKNGRAGRSRTVVADQSRERRLEFEKRARSVDPWVDPERGDPREELTREELGAVNTESVRLAEALDGWSRAAISRRLAELVANGTDVTSAVLGVFEQLQTAPGHVIPIGKLEDINRKEVSIEGRVEVLWNPSHPSIAQVGLIADESGQTRVTIWEASNAPWIREGERVRIRGAARNWYEGRVSLAVTGWSTLSFPERGRWWE from the coding sequence ATGTCAAGTAAGCAAGCGCGTAGCAAGGTCGTTTCGGTCGAAGAACAATCGTTTGAGAAAACGGGCGAGCAGTCGGTTGATGAGGATGGATTCGAACTCGTCGATGAGACCCCGGAGCTCCGAGCGACGGTGGAGCTGGAAATCCAGGCGAAAGTGGACGCGAACCAACCTAGTAGAGTAGTCAGTACTCGTGGTGAGCGGATTCGTGGAGCAACCCTCGAAGAAGAGGAGCGGATTCGGGGCCGGGAGGCGGAGTTAGAGCGCATTCGAGGGCGCGCAAGGATCGGACGGAAGAATGGGCGAGCAGGGCGGTCACGGACGGTTGTGGCAGACCAGAGCAGGGAGCGACGTCTCGAGTTCGAGAAGCGTGCTAGGAGTGTGGACCCGTGGGTGGACCCGGAGCGCGGTGATCCCCGTGAGGAACTCACTCGGGAGGAGTTAGGAGCGGTGAACACGGAGTCGGTGCGGTTGGCCGAGGCACTGGATGGGTGGTCGCGAGCAGCAATCAGCCGACGACTCGCAGAACTCGTAGCCAACGGAACGGACGTGACGAGTGCAGTCCTCGGAGTGTTCGAACAATTACAGACCGCGCCCGGGCACGTGATTCCAATCGGGAAGCTCGAGGACATCAATCGCAAGGAGGTGAGTATCGAGGGTCGAGTCGAGGTCTTGTGGAATCCTTCGCATCCGAGCATCGCCCAGGTCGGGTTGATTGCGGACGAGAGTGGACAGACCCGTGTGACAATCTGGGAGGCCTCAAACGCCCCCTGGATTAGGGAGGGTGAGCGTGTGCGGATTCGGGGGGCTGCACGGAACTGGTACGAGGGACGCGTCTCACTCGCCGTCACTGGCTGGAGCACTCTATCCTTCCCTGAGCGCGGTCGGTGGTGGGAATAG